In Papio anubis isolate 15944 chromosome 20, Panubis1.0, whole genome shotgun sequence, a single window of DNA contains:
- the CDKN2D gene encoding cyclin-dependent kinase 4 inhibitor D — translation MLLEEVRSGDRLSGAAARGDVQEVRRLLHRELVHPDALNRFGKTALQVMMFGSTAIALELLKQGASPNVQDTSGTSPVHDAARTGFLDTLKVLVEHGADVNAPDGTGALPIHLAVQEGHTAVVSFLAAESDLHRRDARGLTPLELALQRGAQDLVDILQGHMVAPL, via the exons ATGCTGCTGGAGGAGGTCCGCTCCGGCGACCGGCTGAGTGGGGCCGCGGCCCGGGGCGACGTGCAGGAGGTGCGCCGCCTTCTGCACCGCGAGCTGGTGCATCCCGACGCCCTCAACCGCTTCGGCAAGACGGCGCTGCAG GTCATGATGTTTGGCAGCACCGCCATTGCCCTGGAGTTGCTGAAGCAAGGTGCCAGCCCCAATGTCCAGGACACCTCCGGCACCAGTCCAGTCCATGACGCAGCCCGCACTGGATTCCTGGACACCCTGAAGGTCCTAGTGGAGCACGGGGCTGATGTCAACGCGCCTGATGGCACCGGGGCACTTCCCATCCATCTGGCGGTGCAAGAGGGTCACACTGCTGTGGTCAGCTTTCTGGCGGCTGAATCTGATCTCCATCGCAGGGACGCCAGGGGTCTCACACCCCTGGAACTGGCACTGCAGAGAGGGGCTCAGGACCTCGTGGACATCCTGCAGGGGCACATGGTGGCCCCGCTGTGA